In the genome of Ictalurus punctatus breed USDA103 chromosome 3, Coco_2.0, whole genome shotgun sequence, the window TCATGATATAGTTAGTATTGTGCTGACAGATTATGTCTGCCCATAtgtgaggttgaaaaaaaaacttttttttcctcctattTTTCACAATAAGGTCGAGAGAGTCAACCTGGCACTAGCGTTGTGAGAAATTAAATATGGTTTAATATAATTGTATGAAATATAGTATGGTTATGTCTCaggtattttaagtatttttaagtcgtaaaaacacacacacacacacacacacacacacacacacacacacacacacacacacacacacacaaattgccTTGAAGTAATGCTTTCATTTTAACTAAAAGAAATTTAGATTATTTGCTCACAAATTACAGTGAGGTTAAAAAGTTGTCATTTTCCAACAATATATctttacaatatatatttttatatatttcttttttttttttaaagaaaaaagaaaaaaaaactatttgtaACACTTTTAAAACACTTAATTGCACATAATTGTCTAAATTGCACACAAACCCCTTTTAACTGATGAATTCATAATAAGTAGAAGCATGACATTGACagccatgaaatattttattagtaCTACGTGGCATGTTGgaacattgttttgtttggttttgtagtgagagagaggaaaattGGCACAGCGGGAACACACAATACCCTTAGACTGTCGTTATAGCTTCAGCCACACAAGTTCAAACCAAGGACACAGATCAGTGTAACAATGTGTTTGAGTTTCAGTTCTTACCCCCTGCTTGACCTCCTGCCTGACCCCCTGCAAACCTACCCAGGAAACACTCAATGGCCCTACACAACTCCATTACAGTTAATTGAGCAGACTGAACCTCCACTGACTCCTACACGCATGTTGCTTTGCACATCTGTCATTATGACACTTAAATATTTCATTAGTGTTCAATCAGTGATCAGTAATGAACTGCTGAAGGCTTCCAGTGCTATCCAAAACAACAAAGAGTAACACTTTCAAAGGAACCCTGTAGCATAAGACTGATAATTAATGATATAACAAATGACAGActatgctgttatatgaaaataatacatGCATTTGGATTGTTGCTAACCCCTTGAAGTGACAAGTTAGCTCCTGGAGGTTTGGAGGGATGTTAGCATCTGTGCCTTTTCTTATGACTTCCTTCATTCATCTGATGTTCATATGTAACTATCCCTCAatctatgtaaatgtaaagttcCTCAATCTATCTCTAGTGACATTTCCAGAGCAGACATCATCTGGTAGCATTCAGTGTTCTGTGTGATATATTAAGCACATTTTtccaaaggtttttttttttttttttaagttaactTTTAATTTGGGGGAAGAGACGTGGAGCATGCAActttaaagagaaataaatgtataacaTTCACAGTACCTTCTGTTCATAACAGAAATTTGGTGATTGTGTGTCTTAGTGTAAACATATGTTAGGCACATTGAATGTCATACTGTGTTCAAAAGGATGATGAACATCTTTCAGTGACATTTTGGGAGGATTAAGGGAACAGATGATGGTGTCCTGGGAGGCCAAGACTAATGAGTAATGGCTCTAGCAATAAAGATTCAATCATCCTTTGTGTACCAGTGTGAATATGGGACATGCATTTATTAGCTCGTTCTGTCGAACTGATAAGTTGGAAAGTTAGGAAAGTGAGCTTGAAGAAAAACTACCAAAGATTTAGTATGGTTTGCGTTTTCTACTATAAGAGACAGAATAGGAATTCTGAcaatatacagtgtataatttattttttcctcatgtTGTTACATTACAGCCctactcttttttttcacagtgCAAGTAATGTCTGATACACTTTTATGGCCACAAATGTCAGAATCTTTATTATCACACTGAGGTCATGtcatcaaaaataatttaaagttACTTTAGAATTTAGTTCTAGAATTTAGTTTTAGGAACTACAAAAATACGTAttaagatgtacagtatttatattCTTTACTCTATACTTTGTTGGAGCACCTTGACAGTAATTACAGCCTTAACTCTTATTGAGAATGGGGCTACAACTTTGTCATACCTGGATTTGAGGATTTTCTCCCATTCCTCTCTGCAGAACATCTAAGTTCTGTTGGGTTGGATAGGGGGCCTCATTGTACCAATACTTTCAGATCTCTTCAGTGATGTTGTGCCAGGTTCAAATCTCTGGCTGAGTCACTCAAGGAGAGTTACAGGATTACCCTATATATAGTAAGAAATTACAGCTTCTACAGTTCCAAAATCACTTGGCTTGCACAGCTGATGAAAGAATTGTcagaattattattttctgctagctTTGTGTCGTACACTGTAATTTATATTAGTTACTACATGTTTTACTTAAGTATACTGTTGTTACGCCACTAGATTCTTTGTATGTATAGATCCAGGAATGTGGTATACTCTGTGCCAAGCATGTAGGTGTCAGGAAACATGTTGGGGTTTTGGTTTCATATGTCTACATGGTGAAATGCAGTGTCCCCTATTCACCAAATAATGTACAGCGAAAGACACATCTGAACACGCCCTGTGCCAATGTCATGTTTGCACCAAAATTTCATCCATATGCATAATGGATATAGTGATGTAAAGTTAAACATGGAAAaacatcattttaatatttgttatattttaacACAATTTATTTCATTCAGTGATATGAAAACATGGGCCctaataaaattttgtgttaaTGAGTGGGGGAATGTGTGGtttgatgccctgtgatggactgatgtcccatccatggtgtattcccaccttgaGCCTAATGTTCCCAAAGTaggcaaataaaataaaataaaataaaaaattaataaaaaaaaacctgaaagaTTGCTGTAgtcaaattttatttttgcatatttcCATCTTGAGGAAAAACCTAAATGTGCTTATTCAAATCGTGGCCTATTTCATCCATCACATTGTTGATGTGGAAATGTTCTCAAAATAGCATCTTTTGTGCCTGTAACATCTTGAAAGGAACTGTAGGTACTGCCATATAAATAGGAAGCATCAGAATTAGATGTACTGGATCCTATTTAGGCATGATGTGTTTTGTTACTATGGTGAATCCGATTATGATCACTTAAAAGCAATAAGAAATGAATGCAGCTGAAGGTAATTAACAAAGACAGAAAAGTTAACTGACAGGTTGAAAGTGATAAATTACATTTAACCAGAGCAGACATATCCACATGCCACACTACATTAGATTTACATGTTTCAGTGTCTTCAGTGGAGTATGGGTCCAAGTACATTAAATATACGTTCTTTTTAATATGTTGATATGTATTTATTACTGAAAGTAACTGAGCACAAACAATATAACATCTAATAAAATGAAACTGATGCACATctaagcaataaaaaaaaaccttcacctaaataaatattgacatatatacagtagaagATGTAACAAAGCATAAATTATAGACGTTGATTTTTGATTTACAATGACACTGCTGGTTTGAGAATAGTCTGTGAATCAAAGTATTCAGCTAACAAAGAACAAACCTTTGATCAGAAGATATAATGAAAGGCTAAAGGAAGATTAACACAAATTTTGTACATGAAAAAAAGTGTAAGATAGGTGTGTCTAATATGACAATGTGGATCAACAAGGTAGGTGTGTCTAATAtagtaataatgtaatatagcATAACACCCACTGAGATGCCATTATCAAGTGTacctgctgtgctgagaatgatCCATCCCACATATAATGTCTTATCAGCAGTGGTCCTTGTACACTGATAGATAAGAGGGTTTAACTGATAAAAGAGAAAATTAGTGTATAGGAGGGAAGAGGGTTGGTGTGGCCACGgagtgtactgtataatgagTGATTCAGTTCAAATGTTGGGAACTCCATGCTACAGTAATTGTAATTCCCCTGCTCTATCACACCTGACTCAAATAATCAACTAATTATTAATCCCTGTATGAGCTGTGTGTTAGAGTAGGGCACATACTCGAAACAGTACAATTTGCATGACTTGTGGGCCCAAAAAATATTAGCAATTACACATTTGTAACACATATTTTTCAAATATGGATCCCTCATGTCTTCAACCTTTTTCTTTAGTGGTTTATAAAATTATAGGAACAGACACATTGTTTGCTCTGCTTACTTTTATAATAGTGTTTTCAAGatcttaaaaagaaatattcttATTTTTGGCCAGGACTACATCTACCCAAACTGCAcgggataaaaagtacaaaacaaagtcaaaatgaataaataaaatgcatttagaATCAGAGACAGTCacctccatccattcattttctgtagtgcttatcctaaacagggttgcagggagcctggaaactatcccaggggacttggggcacaaggcaggggacaccctggacagggtgccaacccatcgcagggcacaatcgcacacacactcacacacacattcacacactacggacaatttggaaatgccaatcagcctacaatgcatgtatcTGGAcaaggggaggaaaccggagtacccggaagaaacccctgaagcacagggagaacatgcaaactccgcacacagggTGAAAGGGGAAGGTAGATATAGCAGCTGAATGCATTTCAGAGGTCTTGTCTACTATTTttatatcaaataataataataacaacaacaacaacaattctatattaaacaatatttaataaataatcctATATCTTTAAAGAGCAATATTAAGTCATTCaagtttatttgatttaattgaaTGTCTGTCAGTGTTCATGTGTGCGGCCGAGTATAAACATAAACCGcaacactgtaaaataaaatcacgCGAAATAATTCGTGTTACTGTGGAAAAGGCTATTCATTAAGGGGGGTCTGTAGCTGAAGAGCGCGTGCATCAGCACCTCAGCTCGCGCGCATCCAGAGTGTAGTGATCTGTGCAGCCAGAGGACGCTTTGCGGTGATGAAGGACAACCGAGTGAGGAGTTTCAGGCATTGTCTGTGCAAGGTTTCTCCGAGCGGCCACCAATCCAGCCAGCAGCCCGCGCATCAGAATGGCAGACACTAAATTACTCCTGCGATGAGCCCTCTTAACGACACCGGGACTCGGATGCACGCGGACACCTCGCTGTTCCCCGTCGGCACGTACAAACTTCTCGCCTTTACTATCGGAACCATCGGCCTGCTGGGTTTCTGCAACAATCTACTCGTTCTCGCACTTTATTACAAGTTTAAGAGACTGCGGACGCCCACCAACTTACTGCTGGTGAACATCAGTGTGAGCGACCTGCTGGTGTCGGTGCTCGGGACCAATTTCACTTTGGTCTCGTGTCTAGAGCGAGGATGGGTGTGGGACACCACCACGTGTGTGTGGGACGGATTCAGCAACAGTCTGTTTGGTTAGTCATCGTCTataatgtcatgttttgttaACTTTTGGAGAAGACAGGAAGATCTGTTTAGACGCATATACCCAGTTTCCAGCAtgccaaccctgctgaaaaaacaaacaaacaacaacaatagagcccctcatagaatttgtaatgattttattggttataatgggaattgtattggttttaatggaaactgtaatggtctctgtgggtctctatttgtaatttgttgccttctactggtggcatgttatgtttagtagataccattaagaaccaatattggtaatggttttaaaggttagctgatggtttgcaATGGTGTTTGTAGTGGAAAACATTAGAATTTGTGTTATGCTTTCTATATGGGGTTTTTTCCAGCTCAGAAAGAAATGGTGCTAAACTGTACGTTCCCTCACCACTAGAGTGGTACCCTTATCTTACGTACCTTTAATTTGTATCTTTCATCTCGAAATGTGGATATATTGTACCTTTAAATATAGGTAAGGTATATACTTggacacatacataaataagagtgaagctttaaataaataaataaatgatacatACTAACGGTACAAAGAGTGTACACTTGAAGTTACCACTCCAACAACAATGAAAGATACAGGTTAGTACCTCtattttctgagagtgtacagGTGCAATTTGTATGTGTACAATTAGTGACTGAAACCCTTTTAGCCCATCTCACACCATTCAGTATTTGTCAGCATTTTCTACCTCATCATCAGTGGAAGAGGGCCACAATAGGACCACTGCTAAGCTAATATTGCTTGACCCAGACATGGCAGTGTATCTGGAGCTACACTTACTAAGTACTATGCTGGATTTGGGTGGCAAGTGGGCATGGTTGCCCCTTAACATCTCCAGGGTCCTTGATTCGATCCTGCGTTTGAGTTGTCATCTGTTCTCCTGTCTTGCCCAGGACGAAGTGGCTgcatcattcttattatgccatTGATGAGCACAtgtgatataatgcattgcACAACTCTAATAGttgatagatattagattttagcctCCCACCAACCATCATGACCAGCTGCCACTGATATTGATTaccagcatatatatatatatatatatatatatatatatatatatatatatatatatatatatatatataatgtgtgtgtgtgcgtgtgtgtatatatatgtatatatatatgtgtgtgtctgtatatatatatatatatatatatatatatatatatatatatataatgtgtgtgtgtgtgtgcgtgtgtgtgtgtatatatatatatatatatatatatatatatatatatacagacacacacacactcaccaactGAAATggagagcttcagttaatttccacatcaaacaacagaatggggaaaaaattggATCTCGGTGACCATCTGACTGTgagtgccagatgggctggtttgagtattacAGAAACTACTGacctcctgagattttcacacagaacagtctctatagtttacacagaatggtgcaaaacatcaaaaaacactgagtgagcgaTAGTTCTGTGGGTGGGAGTGCATTGTTGATAAGAAAGTTCAGAgcaaaatggccagattggtttgagctgcctgGAAGGATCAAACGTTTGACaaacatctgtcaaatgtttgaGATGATGAACTCTTAATTGCACTGCCTCCACAGATCAGTTGAATTTTTGAAAGAACAGCTGCGTAGGAGATAGAAACCAGCATATCATGATAATAACTCCAAGGAGAtacagagaaagtgtgtgtgtgtgtgtgtgtgtgtgtgtgtgtgtggcctatATTTGGGTTACCACTACATTAATGGAAGACAGGGTTTTGTACTTAGTCTTCTAGCAGTGGCACTTGTAAACATGGCACTGCTATAATCTCAATAGAAGCTTTCAAGACTACATGGAGGAGTTTGGTTTTGAACAGGATCAGCCTTACACACGCCACCCTTAAACCAATCTCTCAGAAAAAGTTCCAAGTAGAAACCTTTTAGAAAATTTGAACTGTTagctatcaaaaaaaaaaaaacttcaccattTCCATGCACTGATTCTGTGAAATCTGAACAACTTGACAACAATGAGCTTTTTATAGAAAgctcagttcaattcagttcagttttatttgtatgtagCTTTTTGATATTGTCACAACACACGTATATCTGCTTGTAAATATAGGATCCCTAATAAGCAAGACAGAGGCAAGGAGAAGATGTGTTAAGATATGACACTGGTATTGGGCATAAGTAAAGATGCAGCTTGATAATTATCTATGATAAGAGAATACAGTGGCTTAGAACTGTACATACTGGTACATAAATTGTCTCCCAACTCTACCATGAACCTGGGTGATTGCCTTGGGGATGGTGATTTTTCTCTCTGTGCCAATGAACCCACCACATCTATGCTTTTTCCTAATGGAAAAGCTATTGCTGACAAAATGCCTGActacataaacagattttcaaCCAAGCCTTAGAAAAAGATTGAGACTGTGCCTGAGTTCTGAACATTGATTGGTAGGCTGTTCTGTAATTGAGGGGTTTTGTAAGAAAGAGATCTACCCTGACTATAGTCTTCATTATTCTTAGTGCTGATAAAGTATATGTGTCCAAGCAGATATGGCGGATTATGATGGACCAAAAGTTCACTTAGAGACTGTGGAATCAAACCGTTTGgtgctttataggtcattcgttttaaataattttactgggagccaatgcagctATACGGTGAAGGGTTCCTTGAGTGTTCTTTGAATAGACTGTAAAAACAGTACTTACTTTTGAGGTTTTTCTGTACAACAGAGTGTTTTCATATCAGGAAGGATTCCAGGTAGAATAATCTTAGGCAGATTGGAATCCATAAATATTCAATACAGTATTGAAGAGCCGTATTTTCTAAGAGTACAGTTAAGGgtttttaaattccttttaattCGACCTCTATAGGATAGGATTCTGTGTAGGGTTCTGTATGGAACCTTTAAAGTGTTTCCCCAGTGGACAAACCCAAAACCCTATAGTTGTTGTTTTGAGGCTCATAGCAACATAGTTCCAGTCTTAGAACTTGTAGAAGTCTGGTTTGCAAGGCCATAGTAAATCATGCTGTTCCCAGGTTCTTCTTATTGTACTACCATGGCCTTTCCCTATTCTATATATCATTCAGTCACAACCTGTGGTTGGCCATATGCAATGTCAATCAAATGGCCTCATCCTGTGAAAGTAGGCAGTTCTTGGCCATGAGTGATGAAAACTGGAGATCTAGCAAAAACTAGAAGTCTGGCATGCAACACAAGGCTTCCAGTATTTgcatttccagatttcttgctGAACCCATTCTGATCTTTCTTTGTCACTCTCAGGTATCGTATCCATCATGAGCCTGTGTGCTCTGGCATATGAACGCTACATTCGAGTGGTACATGCAAAGGTCATAGACTTCCCCTGGGCCTGGAGAGCCATTACCCACATCTGGCTCTACTCACTTGCATGGACTGGTGCTCCTCTCCTGGGCTGGAACAGGTACACGCTGGAGATCCACCAACTGGGCTGCTCTTTGGACTGGGCCTCTAAAGACCCCAATGATGCCTCCTTCATCCTTTTCTTCCTCCTTGCCTGCTTCTTTGTTCCTGTGGGGATCATGGCCTACTGCTATGGGAACATTATGTACACAGTGCATATGGTAAGAAAAAAAGTACTGTACTTGTACTGATACAATGTTGGATTGCTCCATGCTTTTACATTGACATGTGATTTGGCGTATACTACTTAATCTATTTATGTGGTCAACCAACATTGTCAAACTGTCTTTATAGATCTTGCATtgtacacaggggcattgtcatgctggaaaaggtttaggccccttagttccaatAAAGGGTGTTATAGTATACAAATATGTTTTAGATGATTGTGGAAGACTCACGCATGTTGGCgtgatggtcagttgtccatatacatttggccatatattgtatCTGTCTGTCAAAACCAAGTCCTTATTACatactaaacaggaagagaaactGTTAGACCTGAAGAAAAATATAACCTGTGCTAGAACCCTGATATTCTAATTGTGAATAATTGTTATTCTGCTTATTGAACAGTAAGTCCCTTTTGCTTTCATAATGTGTATATTGTAGGCAGAAGGTTTTGTTCAGTTCTGAATCTACTCATTCAGGTATATCTTGAAGTTTAGGAGGTCGGGCTTGTAATGTACTTTAATCATTATATAAAACTATTCATTGAGTCAAAACTCTTTTTCAGCTGTATTTAGGTCACTGCAGATTCTCCAGCTGCACAGAGACATTCTCATACAAACACCCTTGCGTACTCATGAACATGTAACAGCACGTCATACTTACTAGGACTCCTGATTCATCACTCCATTTATAGTTTCAGTTACTCTGATACATTTCCCTGAGTATTAAAATATAGGGACTGAACTATTCTCACTATGTTGAAGAGTTTTTCTGCCTGATTAGAGTGTGTCTTGATGGCTTATAGAAAAGTCTTTGAAGCTGATAGTGAATCACAGTACACATGGAAAAACAGACCAAATGAAAAAGTGACGTTTATGACTAAATTTAACTCTAAACATGAATGAAGGGAGGAGCAAATTGCAATAGTTAAAAAGACATGGTTAAAAAGACACCAGTGCACAGAAAGTCCTCGTTAGTGTTCAGTAATTGCAAATGTACCCTTTTACTCAGCAGACAGAATTGAAGGGACTACTAGCAAAACATTAACCTACCAGACTCTGACCTACTCTTCTCTATAATACTACTATACCACCTAATGGTGACTTAGTTTTgctttgcttgttttgtttttgccagTAAAAGACAGAAAATTTCACTGGGTCTTAGGCAAATGTGGCTTCAGCAAAGATGTGAAGGAGGATGTTATTAGCAACTCAGTTGGAGAAGCCTCAGGTTAACTGAAACAAACTTTAGCTGCTTGGACCTGGAGAGGGACTCTTTGAAAACACACTCCATTACAGACTCTATGGGGCCAGATTTGATTTGGGCTAAACCACCAGTAGAGTCAGAATCAGATCCACTTGACCGACATCACCCACATTTGTTAACACAAAGAGTCTGCTTGGTGAATAAGAGGATGTCAGCATCGGATCAGTATTGGTTATTGGCCAATATTGGCACTgtactgaaaataaaaaggGGTATATGTGTATCCCTATTCCAAATGATCATAACAGATTAGAAAAATaggtaaatattatttattgatttgccTCAAACAATAGTCCATTATAATTACTATGCTTATCACGGTAATTGTTATCGTTTCTTTTCCTGAGGTGAAACTATGTGAGAAAGTGCTACTATGTGTTTAGTGCTACTATTAAAGTAAGTACCTTCTTcgacaaaacatgattccactgtgctactgtccatctcagatgagaccgagcccagagaagtcggcggcgcttctggacagtgttgatgtatggcttctgctttgcgtAGTAAacccttaacttgcatctgtcgatgcagcggcaaatggtgttgactgacaaaggtttgccaaagtattcccgagcccatgtcaggatatccattacagactcatgacggtttttaagacagtgacgtcagAGGGATTGGATACcatgcgcattcagaagtggttttcggtcttgccctttacacacagagattttaccagattccttgaatcttttaataatattgtgcactgtagaaggtgaaatgcccaaaatcctactgatttgtctttgagGAAAGTTGTTCTCAAAGCgctggattattcgctgacgcatctgttggcagattggtgagccttgACTCATccttggaggctccttatatactatgattagacgattacttcacctgtttcacatcaccttcataGTTCAACTTGTCATATCGTTATTTGTCCTAAATTGCccttgtcccaactttttcggaacgtgttgcatgtatcaatttcaaaataaacatttaccttaaaaaaactatgcagttgattaggtaaagcatcaaataccttgtctttatacgtttcttgtttaaattaagtcaaagtacatttacaaatcattcctctttgttttattagcatttcccatactgtcccaactttctAGGAATTGGGTTTGTATATAAAAAAGAGAAATTAATATTTGTACATCAACAAGTTTGAAAGAAATGCATATTTATGAAATTTTATGCTTCATGCATCCCAAATGATCTTGGCAAATCCCTATAAATGTGCTGCCTGAAAGTAGCCAATTTGATTTCTGAGAATATTTATGAAGCCAGTGAAAGAAAATGGGATCATTAGGGTCTCAGTATTTTAACTCAAATCAATAAAGTATTGTTCTTGATTTTAAACGTTAATTTGATCAGATTAATGTTAAAATTTGGCAGAAGTGTCAGGTATAGTCTTTTGTTTAATCAAAATGGTAGTGTTAGACAAATATCCTAAATCTGTTAGATGGTACTCTAcatagaaatgaacacaatgggcctcatttggTTGGATACAAagtgatttatttgtaaatcatttgtaggagcatttaaacaataaatttgGTATTCCTAAAAATACTATTTTGACTATTTCAGGTGCtgttacactgctaaatattttTGAACTGTGTCATGCTTTGCACTATACAAGTGATCAAAATACATATGccagtatgaagaaaatcaacCTATCTGAAAAATTTGTTTGTATTATGCaaacatattttcacacaactTCACTAAATGATTGATAAGTGAGCCGCAATGTCATCAGGTCACTTTATGTAAACTTAAAAACTTAAAAggctttattatatatattgtcAATATTGAATTCATTTAGATAcaagtacagtgctgtgaaaaggtgTTTGCTGATATCccaatttcttctgtttttgtgtatctcatactaaattgttttagacttttaaacaaaatctaagaggaaaacaaaagcaacctgagtaaacacaaaatacagttttaaatgaaaatgttatttatccAATGCCATTGGGACTGTGTGAAagtgtatttgcccctgtagttattaattccccaaatctatgaaactgtattcGTAATGGGGTTCaactggactagacacaacccggcctgattactgcaactctgttcaatcaaatcatcacttatatagaactttttcaacagcatgaaggtGGTTAAAAGGTCGTACCcaataacacactatgccaaaactgaaattccagaaatgatgaggaagaaggtgattgaaatacttCGGTCTGGGTACAGTTtttcaaagctatttcaaaggctctgggaatCCAAAGAACCaaagtgagagccattatctccaaatggaaaaactcagcacactagtgaaccttcccagaagtggccgaccttccaaaattccccCAAGAacacagcaatgactcatccaggaagtcacaaaataTGTATGagatacagaaaaacagaagaaatcaggcacgggcaaatactttttcacagcactgtatgtagaAGGGTATTTTTTTACTAGTTGATAGTTATTATCCAGTGTGAAGAAAAATTGTAGTTTATCATACTATTAAATCTTTTCTTACTTTATCTCTATTTCTTATTGTAGTTGCACTCCATTGAGGATCTTCAGACAGTTCAAATCATTAAGGTCCTACGCTATGAGAAGAAGTTGGCTGCCATGTTTCTGGTGATGATTTTCTGTTATCTACTGTGTTGGACTCCCTATGCCGTGGTCTCCATGCTGGTAGCTTTTGGCAAGCAGAATGCTGTCTCACCCACTGTTGCCGTCATCCCCTCATTCTTCGCCAAGTCCAGCACAGCTTATAACCCAATTATATATGGCTTCATGAACAGGAAGGTGAAGGAAGTAGACTCTATACTTTATACTATACTTGAGATTTTTGAGTAAGAAATCATGGCATGGGGATATACAGTGATGCACATAAatacatattgtatatataGTATTGAAATTAGAGTgtcaataataaattaaaaatatatagaagATACAGTTTTCATGCATTACATAGATTTACCCCTCTGCCTGTGTGTATATTCTTTGATAGTTTCGGCGTTGCATGTTGCAATTGCTGTGCTCCCACCTAGCCCACCTGCAGTGCGGCAT includes:
- the opn3 gene encoding opsin-3, translated to MSPLNDTGTRMHADTSLFPVGTYKLLAFTIGTIGLLGFCNNLLVLALYYKFKRLRTPTNLLLVNISVSDLLVSVLGTNFTLVSCLERGWVWDTTTCVWDGFSNSLFGIVSIMSLCALAYERYIRVVHAKVIDFPWAWRAITHIWLYSLAWTGAPLLGWNRYTLEIHQLGCSLDWASKDPNDASFILFFLLACFFVPVGIMAYCYGNIMYTVHMLHSIEDLQTVQIIKVLRYEKKLAAMFLVMIFCYLLCWTPYAVVSMLVAFGKQNAVSPTVAVIPSFFAKSSTAYNPIIYGFMNRKFRRCMLQLLCSHLAHLQCGIKDHPLTCSSQPVRPIVMSQSRDDRPKKRVTFNSSSIVFIIASNDTDSLDVNYKCRASSEINMIQVRPL